Proteins encoded together in one Thermoplasmatales archaeon BRNA1 window:
- a CDS encoding DNA gyrase subunit A: MCDIMEGEERILKQTVEKEMKRSYIDYSMSVIVSRALPDVRDGLKPVHRKILYAMHELGLSYNRPHKKSATVVGEVLGKYHPHGDSAAYGAMVRLGQDFAMRYPLIDGQGNFGSVDGDPPAAMRYTEARLSKMASDLLLDLDKGTVDFIDNFDGSLKEPSILPSKFPNLLVNGSDGIAVGMATKMPPHNLREVCDAIIYTIDTPDADVPALMQFVKGPDFPTGGIINGIAGIIDAYTTGRGRIKVRAKTHFEEIRGGKTAIIVDEIPYQVNKAELVKSIADLVKNKAIVGITDLRDESDRKGMRVVIELHKDAIDEVVLQNLFSKTQMEITYGIINLALVNNKPTTLGLKELIMQYIAHRRTVVTRRTQFELDECAKRFHILEGLMAALNMLDETIKLIRASKDGAEANAGLQNLLHIDQIQAQAILDMRLQKLTGLELDSVREEYEQLKARMEDLRDILAKPARVDAIIKDELTAMKDAYGDDRRTEVNEAAVDVDAEDLIPKEETVYTISEDNYVKRLPLRTYKQQNRGGTGMTGLQTKEGDTVRSMFVASSHDYLMFVTNTGRILWLKGYNIPEGSRQAKGKPVVNLLPDLQEGEIVTNVIPTADFPEDKCLVFCTRNGLIKKTQLSAYGNVRNKGIKAIRLDDDDELVEVWMSKEGDEIVLASTDGQAIRFPEFEVSATGRDTRGVRGMTVGRKESVISMTVVKPEDMLLTVTENGFGKISIVSDYRLTHRGGKGVITIKCTKRNGGVMSVRKVGPEDELMAISSSGKVIRMRVSDIRQTGRNAAGVKIMDLKDGETIVSVNPVVSESDAEPPASE, translated from the coding sequence ATGTGTGATATCATGGAGGGAGAAGAGAGAATCCTCAAGCAGACCGTCGAGAAGGAGATGAAGCGCTCCTACATCGACTACTCCATGTCCGTCATCGTCAGCCGTGCGCTGCCAGACGTCAGGGACGGACTGAAGCCCGTTCACAGGAAGATCCTGTACGCCATGCACGAGCTGGGTCTTTCCTACAACCGCCCCCACAAGAAGTCAGCCACCGTGGTCGGAGAGGTGCTCGGTAAGTACCACCCCCACGGAGACTCCGCTGCGTACGGAGCCATGGTCCGTCTCGGACAGGACTTCGCCATGAGGTACCCGCTCATCGACGGACAGGGTAACTTCGGATCCGTGGACGGTGACCCGCCCGCGGCCATGCGTTACACCGAGGCCCGCCTCTCCAAGATGGCGTCCGACCTGCTCCTGGACCTGGACAAGGGCACTGTGGACTTCATCGACAACTTCGACGGGTCCCTGAAGGAACCCTCCATCCTCCCCAGCAAGTTCCCCAACCTGCTGGTGAACGGGTCTGACGGTATCGCGGTGGGAATGGCCACCAAGATGCCCCCGCACAACCTCCGCGAGGTCTGCGACGCGATCATCTACACCATCGACACCCCGGACGCGGACGTCCCCGCCCTCATGCAGTTCGTGAAGGGTCCCGACTTCCCCACCGGAGGTATCATCAACGGTATCGCGGGCATCATCGACGCCTACACCACCGGACGCGGACGCATCAAGGTCCGTGCCAAGACCCACTTCGAGGAGATCAGGGGCGGCAAGACCGCCATCATCGTCGACGAGATCCCCTACCAGGTCAACAAGGCCGAGCTCGTCAAGAGCATCGCCGACCTCGTGAAGAACAAGGCCATCGTCGGTATCACCGACCTGAGGGACGAGTCCGACAGGAAGGGTATGAGGGTAGTCATCGAGCTCCACAAGGATGCCATCGACGAGGTCGTCCTCCAGAACCTGTTCTCCAAGACTCAGATGGAGATCACCTACGGAATCATCAACCTCGCACTGGTGAACAACAAGCCCACCACCCTCGGGCTCAAGGAACTCATCATGCAGTACATCGCCCACCGCCGCACGGTGGTCACCCGCAGGACCCAGTTCGAGCTCGACGAGTGCGCCAAGAGGTTCCACATACTGGAAGGTCTCATGGCCGCCCTCAACATGCTCGATGAGACCATCAAGCTGATCCGTGCGAGCAAGGACGGTGCCGAGGCGAACGCCGGTCTGCAGAACCTCCTGCACATAGACCAGATCCAGGCCCAGGCGATCCTGGACATGCGCCTGCAGAAGCTGACGGGACTCGAACTCGATTCCGTCAGGGAGGAGTACGAGCAGCTGAAGGCGCGCATGGAGGACCTGCGCGACATCCTCGCCAAGCCCGCCCGCGTGGACGCCATCATCAAGGACGAGCTCACCGCCATGAAGGACGCCTACGGCGACGACAGGCGCACCGAGGTCAACGAGGCCGCGGTCGACGTCGACGCCGAGGACCTCATCCCCAAGGAGGAGACCGTCTACACGATCTCCGAGGACAACTACGTCAAGAGGCTGCCGCTGCGCACCTACAAGCAGCAGAACCGCGGCGGAACCGGCATGACCGGCCTCCAGACCAAGGAGGGCGACACCGTCCGCAGCATGTTCGTGGCATCCTCCCACGACTACCTCATGTTCGTCACCAACACCGGGCGCATCCTGTGGCTGAAGGGATACAACATCCCCGAGGGAAGCCGCCAGGCCAAGGGTAAGCCCGTGGTCAACCTGCTCCCCGACCTGCAGGAGGGCGAGATCGTCACCAACGTCATCCCCACCGCCGACTTCCCCGAGGACAAGTGCCTGGTGTTCTGCACCAGGAACGGTCTCATCAAGAAGACCCAGCTGTCCGCCTACGGGAACGTCAGGAACAAGGGGATCAAGGCGATCAGGCTGGATGACGACGATGAACTCGTCGAGGTCTGGATGTCCAAGGAGGGAGACGAGATAGTCCTCGCCTCCACCGACGGACAGGCCATCCGTTTCCCCGAGTTCGAGGTCTCCGCCACCGGCAGGGACACCCGCGGTGTCCGCGGGATGACCGTGGGAAGGAAGGAGAGCGTCATCTCCATGACCGTCGTCAAGCCCGAAGACATGCTCCTGACCGTCACCGAGAACGGATTCGGGAAGATCTCCATCGTCTCCGACTACCGTCTCACCCACCGCGGAGGAAAGGGAGTCATCACCATCAAGTGCACCAAGAGGAACGGCGGTGTCATGAGCGTCCGCAAGGTCGGACCTGAGGACGAGCTCATGGCCATCTCCTCCTCCGGAAAGGTCATCAGGATGAGGGTCTCCGACATCAGGCAGACCGGAAGGAACGCCGCGGGCGTCAAGATCATGGACCTGAAGGACGGGGAGACCATCGTCTCCGTCAACCCCGTGGTCAGCGAGTCCGACGCCGAGCCCCCGGCCTCGGAATGA
- a CDS encoding hydroxymethylpyrimidine synthase, producing MSTIMEQARRGESDERIRKIAERENVTERFILDGIASGRIVMPCNPVHDPIPAAIGEGLSVKINANIGTSRDMPDLEAEIRKMDVAVKYGADAVMDLSTGGDIEAIRKTLLARCPVMMGSVPIYEVGLTAARRNAVVEMTEDDIFSGIEQHAKDGMDFMTVHCGITRETVRWIKKSGRIMDVVSRGGSFLTAWILHNERENPLYENFDYLLELARKYEFTLSLGDGFRPGAINDASDQAQISELMTLGHLVKRSRDAGVQAMVEGPGHMQMDQIAANMKMEKTLCQGAPFYTLGPLVTDIAPGYDHITAAIGGAIAAANGADFLCFVTPAEHLSLPDEEDVKEGVIASKIAAHAADLTRGIGKEKDDRMARARKVLDWEAMYDVCLDPEKAKRYRARGCTEEKDGCSMCGDVCAVKIVNQYLIKEDDITKPNGLNRREQC from the coding sequence ATGAGCACGATCATGGAGCAGGCCCGCCGCGGGGAATCCGACGAGAGGATTAGGAAGATCGCCGAGCGCGAGAACGTCACCGAGAGGTTCATACTCGACGGCATCGCCTCCGGGCGCATCGTCATGCCCTGCAACCCCGTACACGACCCCATCCCGGCCGCAATCGGAGAGGGGCTCTCCGTCAAGATCAACGCGAACATCGGGACCTCGAGGGACATGCCCGACCTCGAGGCCGAGATCCGCAAGATGGATGTCGCCGTGAAGTACGGCGCCGACGCCGTCATGGACCTCAGCACCGGAGGGGACATCGAAGCCATCAGAAAGACCCTCCTCGCACGCTGCCCGGTGATGATGGGTTCCGTGCCCATCTACGAGGTCGGACTCACCGCCGCCAGGAGGAACGCCGTGGTGGAGATGACCGAGGACGACATCTTCTCCGGCATCGAACAGCATGCCAAGGACGGAATGGACTTCATGACCGTCCACTGCGGCATCACCAGGGAGACCGTCAGGTGGATCAAGAAGAGTGGCAGGATCATGGACGTTGTTTCCAGGGGAGGCTCGTTCCTCACCGCATGGATCCTCCACAACGAGAGGGAGAACCCCCTTTACGAGAACTTCGATTACCTTCTCGAACTCGCCAGGAAGTACGAGTTCACGCTCTCCCTGGGAGACGGTTTCCGCCCCGGGGCCATCAACGACGCATCCGACCAGGCCCAGATCTCCGAGCTCATGACCCTCGGCCATCTCGTTAAGAGGTCCAGGGATGCGGGGGTTCAGGCCATGGTCGAGGGCCCGGGACACATGCAGATGGACCAGATCGCTGCCAACATGAAGATGGAGAAGACACTGTGCCAGGGTGCTCCCTTCTACACCCTCGGGCCCCTCGTCACGGATATTGCTCCGGGCTACGATCACATCACCGCCGCCATCGGCGGCGCCATCGCCGCGGCCAACGGGGCCGACTTCCTGTGCTTCGTCACCCCCGCAGAGCACCTCTCCCTCCCCGACGAGGAGGATGTCAAGGAAGGGGTCATCGCATCCAAGATCGCCGCCCACGCCGCAGATCTCACCAGGGGGATAGGCAAGGAGAAGGACGACAGGATGGCCAGGGCCCGCAAGGTCCTGGACTGGGAGGCCATGTACGACGTCTGCCTCGACCCCGAAAAGGCAAAGAGGTACAGGGCCAGGGGATGCACCGAGGAGAAGGACGGCTGCTCCATGTGCGGCGATGTCTGCGCTGTCAAGATCGTCAACCAGTACCTCATCAAGGAAGACGACATCACGAAGCCCAACGGCCTGAACCGCAGGGAACAGTGCTGA
- a CDS encoding Endonuclease IV, which yields MRFGPAGYPKVSGKSDPEASLKYTRELGLDALEVEFVRGARISEERAKAVGKVAKDLDIRLSCHAPYFISFNSESPETIDKSVDWVVETAVAAHNLGAYLIVIHAAAYGKHPETATENVIKGLRRSKDRLDDLGIKDVILGVETMGKQGQFGTLKEIAQVMDSVDGVRPVLDVAHVHARGIGCLKTEQDMRALLSEFFPFAGETAHFHISCIKYGQKGEISHLPLSERDPDMQILADILNDSKQDCNFICESPLIEQDAVVFRDMFPRFRRQ from the coding sequence ATGAGGTTCGGACCGGCAGGCTATCCCAAGGTTTCTGGAAAGAGCGATCCCGAGGCATCCCTGAAATACACCAGGGAGCTGGGGCTCGATGCGCTCGAGGTGGAGTTCGTCCGCGGTGCGCGCATCTCCGAGGAGAGAGCCAAGGCAGTCGGCAAGGTGGCGAAGGACCTGGACATCAGGCTCAGCTGCCACGCGCCGTACTTCATCAGCTTCAATTCCGAGAGCCCGGAGACTATCGACAAGAGCGTGGACTGGGTGGTGGAGACCGCAGTGGCCGCCCACAACCTCGGAGCGTACCTCATCGTCATCCATGCGGCCGCCTACGGAAAGCACCCGGAGACCGCTACGGAGAACGTCATCAAGGGACTCCGCAGGTCCAAGGACCGTCTAGACGATCTCGGGATCAAGGATGTGATCCTGGGAGTGGAGACCATGGGAAAGCAGGGTCAGTTCGGAACCCTTAAGGAGATTGCCCAGGTCATGGATTCCGTCGACGGCGTCCGTCCCGTTCTGGATGTCGCCCATGTGCATGCCAGGGGGATTGGGTGCCTTAAGACCGAGCAGGACATGCGTGCCCTCCTCAGCGAGTTCTTCCCGTTTGCGGGGGAGACCGCGCACTTCCACATCAGCTGCATCAAATACGGGCAGAAGGGGGAGATCTCCCACCTGCCCCTCTCGGAGAGGGACCCAGACATGCAGATCCTGGCGGACATCCTGAACGACTCTAAGCAGGACTGCAATTTCATCTGCGAATCCCCTCTGATCGAGCAGGATGCCGTGGTGTTCAGGGACATGTTCCCCAGGTTCAGGCGCCAGTGA
- a CDS encoding 8-oxoguanine DNA glycosylase, N-terminal domain protein codes for MEVSLDPTLGCGQAHRWRKMEDGSWQGVIGNDVVTLFQTDDGFDCEGAADISAVKEYFREKDDLKAIIGEISEADPEVASLSSKCPGLRILKQPEWECLATYVLATNVNVKRIAKMVESVCDHFGTDLGERRAFPTPKQILDGKDCICECRLGFREPRFIELA; via the coding sequence TTGGAAGTTTCCCTCGACCCGACCCTCGGCTGCGGTCAGGCCCACCGCTGGAGGAAGATGGAGGACGGGAGCTGGCAGGGGGTCATCGGGAACGACGTCGTCACCCTTTTCCAGACGGATGACGGCTTCGACTGCGAGGGGGCCGCGGACATCTCGGCGGTGAAGGAGTACTTCCGCGAGAAGGATGATCTCAAAGCGATCATCGGGGAGATCTCCGAGGCGGATCCGGAGGTCGCCAGCCTCTCTTCCAAATGCCCCGGCCTGAGGATCCTGAAACAGCCCGAGTGGGAGTGCCTCGCCACCTACGTCCTGGCCACCAACGTCAACGTCAAGAGGATCGCCAAGATGGTTGAGTCCGTCTGCGACCACTTCGGAACCGACCTGGGGGAACGCAGGGCCTTCCCAACCCCGAAGCAGATCCTGGACGGGAAGGACTGCATCTGCGAATGCCGTCTCGGGTTCCGCGAGCCCCGCTTCATCGAGCTCGCATAG
- a CDS encoding putative transcriptional regulator, protein MKTPCEIVVWYVLPTIRREIAKELVDVHHMKQADVGRIFGVTDAAISQYLNKKRGGSTMIEDSDEYPGFLDEIRKSARLIAEKKSDMSVEMCRLCNYIKNVGLLAKIYSEITKVEAPRCAWGDGDICEIH, encoded by the coding sequence ATGAAGACCCCGTGTGAGATAGTCGTCTGGTATGTCCTCCCCACGATCCGCAGGGAGATCGCAAAGGAGCTCGTGGACGTCCATCACATGAAACAGGCGGACGTCGGACGTATCTTCGGGGTCACCGATGCCGCCATCTCCCAGTATCTGAACAAGAAGAGGGGCGGCAGCACGATGATCGAGGACAGCGACGAGTATCCCGGGTTTTTGGATGAGATCAGGAAAAGTGCCAGACTCATCGCGGAGAAGAAGTCGGACATGTCCGTGGAGATGTGCCGCCTGTGCAATTACATCAAGAACGTGGGGCTCCTCGCGAAGATATACAGCGAGATCACAAAGGTCGAGGCCCCCAGGTGTGCATGGGGCGACGGGGACATCTGCGAGATTCACTGA
- a CDS encoding Lhr-like helicase, with protein sequence MEKIDKVHTMDEVLSEMEPLVSAWFRERFTSLTEPQSMAIPVIHQRKNVLISSPTGSGKTLTAFTSILNQLIKYSTDGVLEEKIYCIYISPLKALANDVNRNLTVPLEQMKELAAREGMHVPEIRVAVRSGDTPQSERQKMVRHPPHILITTPESMALILASPKFRENMKSIEWVILDEIHDICDSKRGAFLSLTMEMLRDYVAHDFTRIGLSATMAPIEEIAKYLVGFEPDGSDRPCVLIQSSSKKVLDLEVICPTEDMTALPTDVVSSMMYDRLKELVDEHDTTLVFTNTRSGAEAVVYKLKERGLENIEVHHSSLGRETRLDVEERLKKGEIKCVVSSTSLELGIDIGSVDLVCQIGSPKSVAKGLQRIGRSGHSFGKIAKGRLIVFDPDDLSECAVMCRAAHRSDIDRVQIPENPLDVLSQAVVGMSIDSRWDVDAAYTVVRQSYCFHNLPYDRFVNVLRYLGSKEEHEGVYSKIWYDEDARQFGKKKGARMIYFMNLGTIPEESNYKVITSYGSVAGELSEKFVERLSPGDVFVLGGRSLEFVRSKGMTAFVKEANGRKPTVPSWAGEMLPRSFDLSMDVARFRTEMSEIIDSASDNKIEYLCKEFDIDRGSARSLISYFSEQKAVAGFVPDARRLAVEEYIDPSGNQRLIFHFPFGRRVNDALSRAYAYRITALTGANASVTITDDNFMIGTTHKIDIDQVPGMLNPRDLDSVLRKAVKDSEIFKLRFRHTAARSFMILRNYMGRSISVNRQQVRSTYLLDMLRDMENEPVIEETYREILEDDMDIRNAKYVLELIENGKMGVRTIHFSGTPSPFAHTIILTGFSDIVLMEDRTALLKELHRKVLERALGDNIRDFEFEPDAVTQYFNTKVGRISSKEDIPRLLMKTGPLQAFRERGRNIYPYCDPDRKTVDAWIRELIRDGELGTVFLDDPHIMVASEVPVYARATVRERTLNEADQEVYGLITENTLLSDVHSKVDMTEDIVFRSVRKLESMYLITRTGITENNRWYYTRCDPPKGDRATAIDEVLARHLGGYGPTTAQEAAFALSIPDEEVRSSLDSMVAGGEVARGQFVVADGEQYMLTSDRLKLRSGKSNVYDVETVENYRLRKGEHFDSIEDYFRFYVTAGSEIDVFTRVEGFRLSDWQRMRAEGRILLGRFARGRVRFMLAEDADKYAYFRTDTTQPGDELIMDLIRNSDSGITMREIVAETHKEKEQVKEAVMRLDRSMKVMRAFGEREDWGTENIYVPFVPRQLDSDPTDEVVAQAIRAYGPIPVMAMRFLVSVPEERIAQAAQRCGAVQILVGPGQMPMWIMQDEVGDLNSAEAPEEKTRILSPFDPDLGSKWAELSSRYGDKWVYPVCRGSRVIGAVELWEMSGCIEIRAMDLDLPEYLDDALKAIDFLMLFFRQKGTDIVRIREILNTDAASLNPEMVGSLKSAGYEYVNGFYAKGVFVSKTMTRDEALSMVFRKQRLEKTTRYATVRELLAQRGYLRSDQEMVCRVMSPTTVKKQLEKGNVLKGNLLPEYVGYTTMSNMSIFRAAKYRKPSEAEREIEKIVKERMPVSKKEIQFRSKHTYDTTADAISSLMKRAVICQDEDNYYKWVPDNGMTRDEALREVAKLHFRDMGLFSAENMSSFLGARMAETRRVLSDLEEEGFLVKGFFIEGDSTLYWMMKDDVDKRVRQFTGLFLLNTQDNLSLYLRDDIKAEVGSTASVVFSGTKIIGSFKGRITPTDAKVDDFKGSDLARKFISDTARSYGVAITTKVVIEDEDWETSDFYSRMNPGI encoded by the coding sequence ATGGAGAAGATTGACAAGGTACACACTATGGACGAGGTCCTCTCGGAGATGGAGCCGCTGGTTTCCGCATGGTTCCGCGAGAGGTTCACCTCCCTAACCGAGCCCCAGTCCATGGCGATCCCTGTCATCCATCAGAGGAAGAACGTCCTGATATCGTCCCCCACCGGTTCCGGGAAGACCCTTACCGCCTTCACGAGTATCCTGAACCAGCTCATCAAGTACTCCACCGACGGGGTCCTCGAGGAGAAGATCTACTGCATCTACATCTCTCCCCTGAAGGCCCTCGCCAACGACGTCAACCGCAACCTCACCGTCCCCCTGGAGCAGATGAAGGAACTGGCGGCGAGGGAGGGCATGCACGTCCCGGAAATCAGGGTCGCCGTGCGTTCCGGGGACACCCCCCAGAGCGAGAGGCAGAAGATGGTCCGCCATCCTCCCCATATCCTCATCACCACCCCCGAGTCCATGGCCCTGATCCTGGCATCCCCCAAGTTCAGGGAGAACATGAAGAGCATCGAGTGGGTGATCCTCGACGAGATCCACGACATCTGCGACTCCAAGAGGGGGGCGTTCCTCTCCCTCACCATGGAGATGCTCCGCGATTACGTGGCCCACGACTTCACGAGGATAGGCCTATCCGCCACCATGGCGCCCATCGAGGAGATCGCCAAGTATCTGGTGGGGTTCGAGCCCGACGGCTCCGACCGTCCATGCGTCCTCATCCAATCGAGTTCCAAGAAGGTACTCGACCTCGAGGTTATATGCCCCACCGAGGACATGACCGCCCTTCCCACCGACGTCGTCAGTTCCATGATGTACGACAGGCTGAAGGAGCTGGTCGACGAGCACGACACCACCCTGGTCTTCACCAACACCAGGTCCGGCGCCGAGGCAGTCGTGTACAAGCTGAAGGAGAGGGGGTTGGAGAACATCGAGGTCCACCATTCCTCCCTGGGAAGGGAGACCCGTCTCGACGTGGAGGAGAGGCTGAAGAAGGGGGAGATCAAGTGCGTGGTCTCGTCCACCTCCCTCGAACTGGGGATCGACATCGGTTCGGTGGATCTCGTTTGTCAGATCGGTTCCCCCAAGTCCGTCGCCAAGGGGCTGCAGAGGATCGGGAGGTCCGGCCACAGCTTCGGGAAGATCGCCAAGGGGAGGCTCATCGTCTTCGACCCGGACGACCTGTCCGAGTGCGCGGTCATGTGCCGTGCGGCGCACAGGTCGGACATCGACCGCGTCCAGATCCCGGAGAATCCCCTGGACGTCCTCTCCCAGGCCGTCGTAGGGATGTCCATCGACTCGCGCTGGGACGTGGATGCAGCCTACACCGTGGTGAGACAGTCCTACTGTTTCCACAACCTCCCCTACGACAGGTTCGTCAACGTGCTGCGCTACCTCGGTTCCAAGGAGGAGCACGAGGGCGTCTACTCCAAGATCTGGTACGACGAGGACGCCCGCCAGTTCGGGAAGAAGAAAGGTGCTAGGATGATCTACTTCATGAACCTGGGCACTATCCCCGAGGAGTCCAACTACAAGGTCATAACCTCCTACGGTTCCGTCGCGGGCGAGCTCTCCGAGAAGTTCGTTGAGAGGCTGTCGCCGGGGGACGTATTCGTCCTGGGAGGCAGGAGTCTGGAGTTCGTCCGCTCCAAGGGGATGACCGCCTTCGTCAAGGAGGCCAACGGACGCAAGCCGACCGTTCCCTCATGGGCGGGGGAGATGCTCCCCAGGTCCTTCGACCTGTCCATGGATGTGGCTAGGTTCAGGACCGAGATGTCCGAGATCATCGACAGTGCCAGCGATAATAAAATCGAGTACCTCTGCAAGGAGTTCGATATCGACAGGGGTTCCGCGAGGTCCCTCATCTCCTACTTCTCCGAGCAGAAGGCGGTCGCCGGTTTCGTGCCGGACGCCAGACGTCTCGCCGTCGAGGAGTACATCGACCCCTCCGGCAACCAGAGGCTGATCTTCCACTTCCCGTTCGGCCGCCGCGTCAACGACGCGCTGTCAAGGGCCTACGCATACCGCATCACTGCGCTCACCGGCGCCAACGCATCGGTCACCATCACCGACGATAACTTCATGATCGGGACCACCCACAAGATTGACATCGACCAGGTCCCGGGCATGCTCAACCCCAGGGACCTGGATTCCGTCCTGAGGAAGGCCGTCAAGGACTCCGAGATTTTCAAGCTCAGGTTCCGCCACACCGCCGCCCGCAGCTTCATGATCCTAAGGAACTACATGGGCAGGAGCATCAGCGTCAACCGCCAGCAGGTCCGTTCAACATATCTGCTCGACATGCTCCGCGACATGGAGAACGAACCGGTCATCGAGGAGACCTACAGGGAGATCCTGGAGGACGACATGGACATCAGGAACGCCAAGTACGTCCTCGAGCTCATCGAGAACGGCAAGATGGGGGTCAGGACGATCCACTTCTCCGGCACCCCGTCCCCGTTCGCCCACACCATCATCCTTACCGGGTTCTCCGACATCGTCCTCATGGAGGACCGCACCGCGCTCCTCAAAGAGCTCCACAGGAAGGTCCTGGAGAGGGCTCTCGGCGACAACATCAGGGACTTCGAGTTCGAGCCCGATGCCGTCACGCAGTACTTCAACACCAAGGTCGGGAGGATATCCTCCAAGGAGGATATCCCCAGGCTGCTCATGAAGACCGGTCCGCTGCAGGCGTTCAGGGAGAGGGGCAGGAACATCTATCCCTACTGCGACCCCGACCGCAAGACCGTGGATGCCTGGATCAGGGAGCTCATCCGCGACGGGGAGCTGGGAACGGTGTTCCTGGACGACCCGCACATCATGGTGGCCTCCGAGGTACCGGTCTATGCTCGGGCCACCGTCAGGGAGAGGACCCTGAACGAGGCAGACCAGGAGGTCTACGGCCTCATCACCGAGAACACCCTCCTCAGCGACGTCCATTCCAAGGTGGACATGACCGAGGACATCGTGTTCCGCTCCGTGAGGAAGCTGGAGTCCATGTACCTAATCACCCGCACGGGCATCACCGAGAACAACAGGTGGTACTACACCCGCTGCGACCCGCCGAAGGGCGACCGCGCCACCGCCATCGACGAGGTCCTGGCGAGGCATCTCGGGGGATACGGCCCCACCACCGCCCAGGAGGCGGCCTTCGCCCTGTCCATACCCGACGAGGAGGTCAGGTCCTCCCTGGACAGCATGGTCGCTGGAGGGGAGGTCGCCAGGGGACAGTTCGTCGTCGCCGACGGCGAGCAGTACATGCTCACATCGGACCGTCTCAAGCTCAGGAGCGGCAAGAGCAACGTCTACGATGTGGAGACCGTCGAGAACTACCGCCTCCGCAAGGGGGAGCACTTCGATTCCATCGAGGATTACTTCAGGTTCTACGTCACCGCGGGTTCGGAGATCGACGTCTTCACCCGTGTGGAGGGCTTCAGGCTCTCTGACTGGCAGAGGATGCGCGCGGAGGGGAGGATCCTCCTCGGGAGGTTCGCCCGCGGACGCGTCCGCTTCATGCTTGCGGAGGATGCGGACAAGTACGCCTATTTCAGGACGGACACCACCCAGCCCGGCGACGAGCTGATCATGGACCTCATCAGAAACAGCGATTCCGGCATAACGATGAGGGAGATAGTCGCGGAGACCCATAAGGAGAAGGAGCAGGTCAAGGAGGCGGTCATGCGTCTGGACCGTTCCATGAAGGTCATGCGCGCCTTCGGCGAGAGGGAGGACTGGGGAACGGAGAACATCTACGTCCCGTTCGTTCCCAGGCAGCTGGATTCCGACCCCACCGACGAGGTCGTGGCCCAGGCGATCCGCGCCTACGGCCCCATCCCCGTCATGGCCATGAGGTTCCTGGTCAGCGTACCGGAGGAACGCATCGCCCAGGCCGCCCAGAGGTGCGGCGCGGTCCAGATACTGGTGGGTCCCGGGCAGATGCCCATGTGGATCATGCAGGACGAGGTCGGCGACCTCAACTCGGCCGAGGCCCCGGAGGAGAAGACTAGGATCCTCTCCCCGTTCGACCCCGACCTGGGCTCCAAGTGGGCAGAGCTGTCCTCCAGGTACGGCGACAAGTGGGTGTACCCCGTATGCAGGGGCAGCCGCGTCATCGGCGCCGTCGAGCTGTGGGAGATGAGCGGATGCATCGAGATCCGCGCCATGGATCTGGACCTCCCCGAGTACCTCGATGACGCACTGAAGGCAATCGATTTCCTCATGCTGTTCTTCCGCCAGAAGGGGACCGACATCGTCAGGATAAGGGAGATACTGAACACCGACGCCGCCAGCCTCAATCCGGAGATGGTCGGGTCCCTGAAATCAGCGGGATACGAGTACGTCAACGGCTTCTACGCCAAAGGGGTGTTCGTCAGCAAGACCATGACCCGCGACGAGGCCCTCAGCATGGTATTCAGGAAGCAGAGGCTGGAGAAGACCACCCGCTATGCAACCGTCCGCGAGCTCCTCGCACAGCGCGGGTACCTGCGTTCGGACCAGGAGATGGTCTGCCGCGTGATGTCCCCCACCACCGTCAAGAAGCAGCTGGAGAAGGGCAACGTACTCAAAGGCAACCTGCTGCCGGAGTACGTGGGATACACCACCATGAGCAACATGTCGATATTCCGTGCCGCCAAGTACAGGAAGCCCAGCGAGGCCGAGCGCGAGATTGAGAAGATCGTGAAGGAGAGGATGCCCGTCTCCAAGAAGGAGATACAGTTCCGCTCCAAGCACACCTATGACACCACCGCCGACGCCATATCCTCGCTCATGAAGCGTGCGGTCATCTGCCAGGACGAGGACAACTACTACAAATGGGTGCCCGACAACGGCATGACCCGCGACGAGGCCCTCAGGGAGGTCGCCAAGCTGCACTTCCGCGACATGGGGCTGTTCTCCGCGGAGAACATGTCCTCCTTCCTGGGCGCAAGGATGGCCGAGACCCGCAGGGTGCTCTCCGACCTCGAGGAGGAGGGATTCCTGGTGAAGGGATTCTTCATCGAGGGCGACTCCACGCTTTACTGGATGATGAAGGACGATGTCGACAAGAGGGTCCGCCAGTTCACCGGGCTGTTCCTGCTGAACACCCAGGACAACCTATCGCTGTACCTCCGCGACGACATCAAGGCGGAAGTCGGTTCCACGGCATCCGTGGTGTTCTCGGGCACGAAGATCATCGGCAGCTTCAAGGGACGCATTACCCCTACCGACGCCAAGGTCGACGACTTCAAGGGAAGCGATCTCGCCCGCAAGTTCATCTCGGACACCGCCCGTTCATACGGTGTAGCGATTACCACCAAGGTGGTCATCGAAGACGAGGACTGGGAGACATCCGACTTCTACAGCAGGATGAACCCTGGAATCTGA